tccactatgcattcttgcatatcttcacagagcttaaattggttcatattgtgaggttgagacttaattgagagaggagtttctactaaaaaattgcactgataattaagtgaattcgagagactcacttgaatattagaaatgaattatctagagttaaatcccagacaattatcttgcacctatcctatcaaaaacCTATTTTCttccattgatatcttcctttgtTTAATCCTTGCTTTGAATGTCATTAGTCGATTAGctatagattcttagttaattttattattaatcacacaaatctaaattgttgatcatcttggatagcaatctagctacaaactacgataatactgtttaaatccaatccttgtggacacgatattataatatactatctttgactagtgagcacaatttaagtgtatGTTTTGCGCTCATCAGAAAGTGATGTCGTCTTCAGcgacttcccggagtctcttgTTGTGGGTTACTGACACCTTCATCTTTTTTGCCGCCGAGAATGTAACCCTGTTAATCTCGTTTTTcccaaaaatcatgttgatcatcAGGCGCGGGTGAACTTCTCTTGCTTTTAAGGGCTCTATGTCATCACGGTTGCGACCGTAATTGTTTTTAGCCCGGTCACTTAACAATTCCctgagatggccatttttcagCAGTGTCGCCACCTCTTCGCGCAAATGCTAGCAGTCCTCGGTCCAGTGACCATTTCTCCCGTGGTATTCGCACGacaaattaggatccctctggATGGGATCAGATCTTATTAGCTTTGGGAACCACTCTTCTTTAATGTTCTTCATAGCCAACACCAACTCTACTACAttaacgttgaagttatattctgaaaGTCTAGGGTTGGAAGAATCTCGAGAACCTAACATTTCCTTGTCCTGCAACGACATGTTATTTCGGCAGCGATCAGTTCTTCTATCAGTAATGAACCTATCCGCCGATCGAAAACCTTTGCCGTGTCCCTCGGCCTATTTATAGGGCAAAATTCGGCTTCTCGAAGACCATCGATCTGTGTCGAAATCGTCTTATTATTTCACTTGGAACTCGAGAAAGCTTTCTTTCAACTTCCGGGAAGCATCGgaacttctcggattcaaacCCTTGGTGAATGCTTCTGCTGCCCATTCTTCCGGAACGGCCGATAGCAATATCCTTACCTTCTGGAACCAGGTTATAAATTTCCACAGCAACTCTGACTCTCCTTGTACAATTCTGAATATATCGGCTATTCGGGCATGTACCTTTCTGGCCTCGGCATGGTCCTTAATGAAAGAATCCACGAGCATCTCGAAGGAGTCTATAGAATGCTCGGGCAAAAgcgaataccacgtcaaggctccTTCATAAAAGTCTCTCTGAATTTTTTCAGCAAAACTGACTCGATCTCATGGGAAGCTAAAGTGTTCCCCTTCACCGccattgtataggtggtgatatgctcctgaggatctgaagtcccatcatatttcggCACGTCAGGCATTTTAAACCGCTTCTAGATCAATTTTGGTGCCGCACTTAGTTTGTATGGCAATTAAGTGTACTTCTTTGAGTCTGACCCTTTCAACACTGGTGGTGTGCCCGGAatttggtccatgcgggcgtTTACTTTCCTCATAAACCATATGAGTTCTCTTTTGAAGGGATCGCTCTCATTGTTGTGACCGGATCTGCCCTGGCCCCATCGAAGCCAACCTCTGCCTTGGGGTGTTGTTGTCGATCCTCTGtgttgtttgatttgcgggagcaccGAGAGAAACTGGACCTCGTCCATTCGCGTTATTGGAAGCACCAGATAGCGCTTGCTTTAACTctgtcataaccttatcctgccGCGTGAGATGGCCTAAAATGGCCTCTTGTTGCTCCTACAAGACCCTTACCACTTCGACGACGTGCTCttcttcagcatcatcaggagtcgcCTCTCGAATATGTTGCGGGTACCGCCTGCCGTGGACTGGTGTGGCCTCGTTCCCCTCACTGTAggtatcactgattgaatcctcgtgcTGAGGATGATTTCCTTGGGGCTCAAGGTTGTGTGTattgttaacaccattatctgtCATTTTCTATGACTCTTTGCTAAGAACAAGTAATGAAACGCGTTAGTAAAAGATGGAAGGACCAACTTAATTAcacaactgtctaagccccacggtgggcgccaaattatttacccgtaaaacggtaaaatttaatttatacgtaatttatagacaagtgaattaatttgatcctaaaataatagatgaattagataaaaatataatacttagccttgaaatggagataaaatagaaaaaatagtaATTCCGGGAGCAGGACTTCCGGGAACAATAGCAACAATATCAGtaaacaagaagataaaattatattaagctttgaatagagtgtagcgtgtgtttgctagaaaattcgTGCCCTTTACAATGATAGTagaactcactatttatagctgcatctagggaacaaggtcctagaaTCAAGCCCCTcgttaatgtcaattatgagggtcattgaagaatgtgtaacggagGGCAATGAATGTTATATTCCTTGTAACGGGCCGTGTACTTAATATTGTAGAATATTCCTCATTAAATGCTATCGGGTGGCaggtatttatttcatttttatgaGCATCATTCTCTCTGGTAACAGATGGGATCGTTGCCTTCGAATTCAACTATCTTCTGTCTTCAGCTCTACGTGTCACCTACTcatgcgatcatttaatataaacatattttacCATATATAAATTGGTCCCTAAAGATAAAACTTAAGTCCCTACAACCCCTATCGTGAGCAAGACCGAGACAAGAGTAACTGGATGTTGCATGGACGAAATTTAAAATGATGAATTGAACCTGCAACATTGTGGGACAAGGAGTCATTAATTAGTGTGAGACCTGTTTCATAGCTTGTTCCAATTTTATTGGAGGATAGCTTGATTGCTTGTTCTTTTGGTGCAAGACTGTCACAAAATTATAGTAACTCCTATTAGCTAGTGTTTGCGTTTGAAATAAACAGTAGCAAGATCTAGGCACTTAACATTATATAAAAAGGGAATCCTGGATTTATAACATTCCTCTAGATACTCTTAACgcatacaagttacatattttaaaGTAGATTAGCTTAAAGAGCAAAGACaaacttaaaaagaaaaaaatttagaCATGTTACATCCCTGCAATTCTCCAACAAAAACGACAACCACAAACCGGATAATAGCTGTTTATATACTATGTTAAGAGCATAATTATCCCTATAATAGCTGTTTATCTATTATGTTAAGAGCTTAATATATAGCTTATAATTCTCCAGATGTCACTACCAAACTTCATTACTCAATAGCCCCGTCAAGAAACGGACTCTCACTCCATCCTTCTTTCACCTTTGATGCTGAAACTACGTTCCTGGATTTTACACTCAAGGATGCTATCAGTCTTGgtaaaactcaaatatataatatgTTGAACCAAGTGCTATTGACAGCTATATACAGCTAATTATATGTAATAAATTAGTAGTGTGGCTAGTCGGTAGTTAGGGGGAGTTAGGCAGTTAAGTGATTGAAGTACTATAAGTGTACAGTAGCCTTCTATATTTTTAGTTAAGCAAATATACAGTAACAGAGCATAACTGCTCCTTTCCCTTCCTCTGCTTCTTGTTCTTAGCTTCCATTGCCAAAGCTAGGAGTAGAATTTAGAGttcatcatggtatcagagctcgaGGTAACGATCTGCATCACTCTATTCCAACTCTAGATTCATTATCCTTAATTTTCTTTGTTAATCTCTCATTTGAACTGAGCAATTGCTTTGATTCCCAAAAGTTAGGGATAGATCGATTTTGAGCAATTGATATCGGTTCTGTACAGCATTGTGTGAGCTAGATTTCCATTGATAATGGAGATGACTGACGAGGACAATGGATCGACTCAGGAAGTTGTAGCTGTAGCACCAGTGATCGATCAACATCATCCGTTGTTTATGCAATCGAGTGACACTCCAGGTAGCTCTCTCATCACTGTCAAGCTCACAGGACCTGAGAATTACACTTTGTGGAGTAGTACTATGCGAGTTAGTCTACTAGAAAAAAGTAAGCTAGGGTTTGTAGATGGAAGGTATCCAAAAGAGAAGTTTCCTCCTGTTCTTCATGAACTTTGGGAAAAATGTAATGCTATAGTCCTATcatggattatgaattttatgaGTGCTAAATTATTGAGTGGCATGGTATATGCTTCGAGTGCTCACAAAGTGTGGATGGACCTCAAAGAGACATTTGACAAAGTTAATGGTTCTAGAGTGTTATATCTGCATAAACAAATTGTAACCCTGACTCAAGGACTTTCATTTGTGTATGCTTATTTCTCAAAATTGAAGGAGTTGTGGGCAGAGTTTGATGCTCTTATTCCCTGCCCTGGGTGTGGTTGTGAAGAGTCGAAGAAATATGTTGAGCATTTTGAGTACCAAAGGCTATTACAGTTTCTCATGGGCCTAAATGAGACATACTCTCAGTCAAGCAATCATATCTTGAACATGTCTCCTAGACCTTCCATAAACAAAGCTTACTCAATGATTATATCTAAAAAAAGCAGAAGAGCAATGTCCCATTCCTCTCAAGTATCTGAAATCAATGAAGGCACAACCTTGTTCAGTAATAAGGGAACATCCTCTGGAGCTCCAGTTTAGCTGAATGCAAAAGGAAACCttgggaaaaatcacaacttCTTGGGAAATGAGGTGACAGCTCTATTTAGTAGCAAAAGGAATGCATGTGCTGGCTATGGTCATTCTGGAGGTGGTAATCACTCAGCTTCTAGCTACAGACCAAGAAAAAACAATCTACACTGTGATTATTGCAACTTCAAAGGTCACACTAGGGAAACTTGTTACAAACTGAATGAATATCCACCAGATTTTAAGTCAAAGAAGAAGGGTGAATTTGGTAATACAGTTAACTATGCTCAGACCAATGTTGGCAATTATATGACCGATACTCCCACTGGCCCTGCACAAGCAGGATCTACTGCTAACTTTGCAGGAGTCTCACATGTGCAACAAGTAAGTCAGAACTTCCAAGCTGGAATCCCTCAATTCACTCAAGAGCAGTACAACCATATTCTTCAACTTCTAGACAAGCAGCCTGAGTGTAGTGGTTCTGCTATGGCAGTAGGTATGCTATTATGTGGTGATATTACTAAAATTCTAGCTAAATTAATTGTAGACTCAGGGGCTTCAAGTCACTTGGAGAATGATTTTAGCTTGTTGATTAATGCTAAAACTGTTGGTGATAAAGGTGGAAAGGTTCACTTACCTACTGGTAGTGTAGCTCATGTTAGTCACATAGGGTCTTCTTCCATTCTTAAGGACCTAATAGTGTCTAATGTAATGCATATTCCTGACTTCAAGTATAATATTTTATCTGTGTCCAAGCTCACAAAGGAAATGAGATGGGTTGCTATGTTCTTCcctgatttcttcattttctaggAGCTCTTCAGTGGATAGGTGAGGGGGATTGGTAGAGAGGAAGATGGATTGTATGTGTTCAACTCTATTTCAAATAAGTCAGTAGCACTATAAGCTCAAAGTCAAAGTCCAGTTGCAGAAACCTTGAATGTTCCTAGGCCAATACACACTGTAAATATAATAAATGCCCCTAATAAGGTAGTGAATATAGCTTTGTGGCATAACAGATTGGGTCATGCAGCTCTAGATACTTTGAAGAAACTGAATGGTTTTCATGATTTTCAATTTGTTGAATGTAGTAGTAAAGACAAGCATTGTACAGTATGCCCTTTAGCTAAACAGACAAGACTACCTTTTCCTCTTAGTCCTACATTGTCTAAGTCCTACTTTTATACAATTCATGATAATATTTGGGGGCATTATAGAGTCCCTACCTATGATGGAAAGAGGTATTTCTTGACCTTGGTGGATGACTGTTCTAGGTATACATGGCTCTTCCTTTTACCTACTAAAGTTGAGGTTGTTGTTGCTCTCAGATCTTTCTTTACTATGATTAAGAATATCCACTCAACCTTTGTTAAGTTTTTTTAGATCTGATAATGGGTGTGAGTTATTCAACTCCCATATGTCTGAATTGTTACAATCTCTGGGAATTATACATCAGAGCTCATGCATCTACACTCCACAGCaaaatggagttgttgaaagaagaCACAAGTATATTTTGGAGGTTGCTAGAGCACTCAGATTTTAGGCTTCAGTACCATTAAGGCTCTGGGGAGAATGTGTCAATACTGCTGTATACATCATCAACAGACTCCCTTTAACTGTCCTTCACAAAAAAACTCCTTTTGAGATCATGTTTTGTCATTCACCTTCTTTGCAGCACATGAGAGTCTTTGAATGCTTGGGATATGTGGTTACAGTTAGAAGACCTGATAAGTTTGCTCCCAAAGCATATCCTGCAGTCTTTCTTGGTTGCTCTGCTATGCAGAAGGGATATAGGATGTTTGGGCTTCATACAAAAGAATTTCATATTAGTAGAGATGTAGTGTTTAAAGAGGATGTATTTCCTTTTCAGCATATGAGTTATACCAGCTCAACCTTATTTCCTGTTCTAGACCTCAATATTGTTTCATCAATTTCTCCTACAAATGCTTCTTGGTCTATACCTACTCAGTCCACACCTTCTTCCTCTCTTGTCTCTCCTGCCTCTTCTAATTCAGCTGGACCTTCTATTCTTCTTTCACCTGCTAGTGGTCTTACTGATCATGTCACAGTCAATGATGACCCTATCATAGCTCCTAGTGCTGAGTCATAAGATTACACCAGAAAGTCCATTAGGGTGAGCAGACCACCTATATCGATGAAAGACTACATTGTTCCTAGTCAAGGGAATGCACACTGCTGTTATCCTATATCAGACTGTGTCAGCTATGCTAATGTGTCACCTTCCTTTGGAGTTGCATTAGCTATTTACTCAGCTATTGTGGAACCAAAAACTTACAATGAGTCAGTCAAAGATGCAAAGTGAATTGAGGCAATGAAGTGTGAAATATCAGCTTTGGAGGATAATCACACTTGGACAGTGGCGGATCTCCCTCCTGTAAAAGTTCCTATTGGATGTAAATGGGTGTTCAAGGTCAAATATACCTCCTCATGTGCAGTAGATAGGTTAAAGGCTATAGGCTTGTATCAAAAGGATATAGCCAGCAGGAGGGGTTGGACTACACTGAGACTTTCTCTCCTGTAGCCAAAATAGTTACAGCCAGGTCAGTTCTAGCCATTGTTGCAGCTAAGCATTGGGCCATCTTTCAAATGGATGTACATAATGCTTTTCTCCAAGGAGACTTACTTGAAGAAGTTTACATGGAGGTTCCTCCAGGGTTTGCTAGCCAGGGGGGAGCACAGTGtctacaaacttcataaatccctATATGGACTTAAGCAAGCTCCTAGGCAATGGAACAAAAAGCTAGCAGATGTTTTACTACAGCTTGGATTCATTCAGAGTCACTTTGATTATTCATTGTTTATTAGGAACGTGGAGTGTGAGTTAATAGTGGTGCTTGTCGATGTGGATGACTTGCTTTTAACTGGAAGTAGCCAAAGGTTGATTCTTCAGACCAGAAATGATTTGAAGCACAAGTTCAAAATGAAAGACGTAGGTGAACTCAAGTTCTTCCTTGGAATTGAGTTTGCTAGATCATCTAAGGGGATTGTGATGAGTCAAAGGAAGTATGCTTTGGAACTCATTGTAGAGATGGGGCTCAGTGGTGCAAAACCAGTTGGTACACCTTTGGAAGCAAATGTAAAACTCACATCTGAAGAATATGACAGGTTTGTTCCTGGTAAATCTTCTTCTGAAACAGAAGACAAGTTACTAGTTGATGCTGGAAAATACCAAAGACTGATAGGCAGGTTACTCTATCTTACAATGACTAGAGTTGACATTGCTTATGCAATGCAAGTTCCGAGCCAATACATGCACAAACCAAAGCAGTCACACATGGAAGCTGCATTGCGAGTGGTAAGGTATATAAAAGGTTCTCCACGACTTGGTCTTCTAATTCCATCTGTAAGCTCAGGAAAACTTGAAGGTTTTGTGACTCGGATTGGGGAGGCTGTCTGCAGACCAAAAGATCAGTTACAGGTTACTTGGTGAAGTTTGGGGATGCACTGATTTCATGGAAGTCAAAAAAATAAGAAACTGTAGCCAGAAGCTCTGCAGAGGCAAAGTTCAAGAGCATGGCTTCAGCAGTTGCTGACTTTACTTGGCTTACAGGGCTATTCAAGGAGTTAGATGTGGAGATTGAGTTACCTATAACTCTTAACTGTGACAGTAAACTTGCTATCCAAATAGCAGCTAATCCTATATTTCATGAAAGGACCAAACAAATCGACATTGATTATCATTTTGTTCGCGAGAAGATAGTACAAGGATCGATCAAAACACATCATGTGTCCACCAAAGAGCAGCAGGCTGATCTCCTAACAAAGAGCCTTGGTCGAGTGCAACATGACTACTTAATGTCCAAGCTGAGACTGGAAGATATCTTTCAACCATCAGCTTGAGGAGGGGTGTTGAACCGAGTGCTATTGACAGTTGTGTATAGCTAATTATATGTAATAAATTAGTATTGTAGTTAGTCGGTAGTTAGGGGAGTTAGGCGGTTAAGTGGTTGAAGTACTATAAGTGTAGAGTAGCCTTCCATTTTTTAGTTAAGCAAATATACAGTAACACAGCACAACTGCTCATTTGCTCtcctttgcttcttctttttcttagcttCCATCGCCACAGCTAGGAGTAGAATCTAGAGTTCATCATAATAGCtgtttatatatatgttgtaccTTTTGCCTTgttatctttttattttgttctcgttactgcttgttgctactgctctatttttatttttttctcgtGCCGAGGGTCTactgaaaacaacctctctacatTTATTGTATACTCACTATCCTCACATAGACCCCACTTATGAGATTATattaggtttgttgttgttgatgttgtcaAAATGCGTTACTAGAAATTAACACAAGTGTCTCCAACAATTCCATCTGCATCAAAAGTTCAAGAATTGACGTTTAATTGAAGGAGACATTTTAATATCCAATGCActttgtttgttgaaattatagCAAATCAATTGGGCAAGCAATGGAAGAATAGAGTGATAATAACTGAATGTTTCCTGATGGAAGAATAGAGTGATGGATTACCAAAAGAATGACAAATTACACTCGTGCTACTACAAAGGCTTGAATTGCATCATGAAAAAACTTGAAAGTGAGGAAATGAAGGAATTGAAGAGCGAGAGCATAAAATCGGGTGAGGAGATATGAATAtccctttttcattcgtcgctcttctttttgttttcttttttctgttttccCTAAAGCTATAGTCAATTCTCCACTTTCAGTAAATTAAC
This DNA window, taken from Nicotiana tabacum cultivar K326 chromosome 4, ASM71507v2, whole genome shotgun sequence, encodes the following:
- the LOC142179975 gene encoding uncharacterized protein LOC142179975; translated protein: MEMTDEDNGSTQEVVAVAPVIDQHHPLFMQSSDTPGSSLITVKLTGPENYTLWSSTMRVSLLEKSKLGFVDGRYPKEKFPPVLHELWEKCNAIVLSWIMNFMSAKLLSGMVYASSAHKVWMDLKETFDKVNGSRVLYLHKQIVTLTQGLSFVYAYFSKLKELWAEFDALIPCPGCGCEESKKYVEHFEYQRLLQFLMGLNETYSQSSNHILNMSPRPSINKAYSMIISKKSRRAMSHSSQLNAKGNLGKNHNFLGNEVTALFSSKRNACAGYGHSGGGNHSASSYRPRKNNLHCDYCNFKGHTRETCYKLNEYPPDFKSKKKGEFGNTVNYAQTNVGNYMTDTPTGPAQAGSTANFAGVSHVQQVSQNFQAGIPQFTQEQYNHILQLLDKQPECSGSAMAVGMLLCGDITKILAKLIVDSGASSHLENDFSLLINAKTVGDKGGKVHLPTGSVAHVSHIGSSSILKDLIVSNVMHIPDFKSSSVDRLGHAALDTLKKLNGFHDFQFVECSSKDKHCTVCPLAKQTRLPFPLSPTLSKSYFYTIHDNIWGHYRVPTYDGKRYFLTLVDDCSRSDNGCELFNSHMSELLQSLGIIHQSSCIYTPQQNGVVERRHKYILEHMRVFECLGYVVTVRRPDKFAPKAYPAVFLGCSAMQKGYRMFGLHTKEFHISRDVVFKEDVFPFQHMSYTSSTLFPVLDLNIVSSISPTNASWSIPTQSTPSSSLVSPASSNSAGPSILLSPASGLTDHVTVNDDPIIAPSAES